Proteins co-encoded in one Chloroflexota bacterium genomic window:
- the coxB gene encoding cytochrome c oxidase subunit II — MRALMHGTHLRPSATGAAQRLLRRASLGAVLLLAALVLAACGVTPQTILHPTTEAARASHWLFLVVFWAGLAVFVVVEGALLYTIFRYRRRRGDALPPQTHGNLKLEIGWTIAPTILVVLLAALTVPVIFANAQQPEDDAIRVEAIGHQWWFEFHYPDLGVVTANELHLPVGKPAAIIIKSEDVLHSFWVPALRGKLDMVPGRTSVFRIFPEQTGTFPGQCAEFCGTAHALMRFTVVVEEPEEFDAWAAHQLTERVPPTTELAQAGEALLTPAGCALCHTIRGVTDIGTIGPDLTHVGSRAHIAANTMGMTRADLEHWLRDPTGMKPGNLMILPRPLTDDEIEALTEYLMGLK; from the coding sequence ATGCGCGCCCTGATGCACGGCACGCACCTGAGGCCTAGCGCCACCGGGGCGGCGCAGCGGCTGTTGCGGCGGGCAAGCCTTGGCGCGGTCCTTCTGCTCGCCGCCCTGGTGTTGGCGGCCTGCGGTGTGACGCCGCAGACCATCCTCCACCCCACCACCGAGGCCGCGCGCGCCTCCCATTGGCTCTTCCTGGTGGTCTTCTGGGCCGGGTTGGCCGTCTTCGTTGTGGTCGAGGGCGCCCTGCTCTACACGATCTTTCGCTATCGCCGGCGACGCGGCGACGCCCTGCCGCCGCAGACCCACGGCAATCTCAAGCTCGAGATTGGGTGGACCATCGCCCCAACCATTCTGGTCGTGCTCCTGGCGGCGCTGACGGTGCCGGTGATCTTCGCCAATGCCCAGCAGCCGGAGGACGACGCCATTCGGGTAGAGGCCATTGGCCACCAGTGGTGGTTCGAGTTCCACTATCCGGATTTGGGTGTCGTGACGGCGAACGAACTGCACCTGCCGGTCGGCAAGCCCGCCGCGATCATCATCAAGAGCGAGGACGTGCTGCACAGCTTCTGGGTGCCGGCCCTGCGCGGCAAGCTGGACATGGTTCCCGGCCGCACCAGCGTGTTCCGCATCTTCCCGGAACAGACCGGCACCTTCCCGGGCCAGTGCGCCGAGTTCTGCGGCACCGCCCACGCCCTCATGCGCTTCACGGTTGTGGTGGAGGAGCCGGAAGAATTCGACGCCTGGGCGGCCCATCAGCTCACCGAACGCGTGCCGCCGACCACCGAGCTGGCGCAGGCCGGCGAGGCTCTGCTCACGCCGGCCGGCTGTGCCCTCTGCCATACGATTCGTGGCGTCACCGACATCGGCACCATCGGGCCGGATCTGACCCATGTTGGGAGCCGGGCCCACATTGCGGCCAACACGATGGGAATGACGCGCGCGGACCTGGAGCACTGGCTCCGCGATCCCACGGGCATGAAGCCCGGCAATCTGATGATCTTGCCGCGCCCGCTGACCGATGACGAAATCGAGGCGCTGACGGAATACCTGATGGGTCTCAAGTGA
- a CDS encoding cytochrome C oxidase subunit IV family protein, with protein MSAEHPPDAHAAEEHEERHGYAHYVVVGVILTIVTIVEIMIPSIDAIRNALGTVWTTTSLLILSFLKGAGVVMYYMHLKGDDRLFTALFMFPFMIATTIVIILFLFWTLTGLIA; from the coding sequence ATGTCAGCCGAGCATCCCCCCGACGCCCACGCCGCCGAGGAGCACGAGGAGCGCCACGGCTACGCCCACTACGTGGTGGTGGGAGTCATTCTCACGATCGTCACCATCGTCGAGATCATGATTCCCAGCATCGACGCGATTCGGAACGCCCTGGGCACCGTGTGGACGACCACGTCGCTGCTCATCTTGTCGTTCCTCAAGGGCGCCGGCGTGGTCATGTACTACATGCACCTGAAGGGGGACGACCGCCTCTTCACTGCGCTCTTCATGTTCCCATTCATGATCGCGACCACCATCGTGATCATTCTGTTCCTCTTCTGGACGCTAACCGGCCTTATTGCCTAG
- a CDS encoding heme-copper oxidase subunit III has protein sequence MTVDAHAHEEHPTSTGLDSRKVAMWAFLGSETMFFGSLILVMLINKHNTLGVMLGHGDHTFEAGQGMLDLVLTSFTTFVLLTSSLAMVLALAAFRNRSLNWGRFWLMAVVALGAIFLGGQVYEFTAFVREGLTPSTNLFGASFYMLVGFHGAHVAIGILWLLAVVYYSYRGRYQTADTWGVEMVGLYWHFVDLVWVAIFTLIYLI, from the coding sequence ATGACCGTCGACGCTCACGCGCACGAAGAGCACCCCACCTCCACCGGCCTCGACAGCCGCAAGGTCGCCATGTGGGCCTTCCTGGGCTCCGAGACCATGTTCTTCGGCAGCCTGATCCTCGTCATGCTGATCAACAAGCACAACACCTTGGGGGTCATGCTCGGCCACGGCGATCACACGTTCGAGGCCGGCCAGGGAATGCTCGACCTCGTGCTCACGTCGTTCACCACCTTCGTGCTGCTCACCAGCAGCCTGGCGATGGTGCTGGCGCTGGCCGCGTTCCGAAATCGCAGCCTGAATTGGGGCCGCTTTTGGCTGATGGCGGTGGTCGCACTCGGGGCCATCTTCCTCGGCGGCCAGGTGTATGAGTTCACGGCATTCGTCCGCGAGGGGCTGACGCCGTCCACCAATCTCTTTGGCGCGTCGTTCTACATGCTGGTCGGCTTCCACGGCGCGCACGTCGCCATCGGCATTCTGTGGCTGCTCGCCGTGGTGTACTACTCCTACCGCGGCCGGTATCAGACCGCCGACACCTGGGGTGTCGAGATGGTCGGCCTGTACTGGCACTTCGTAGACCTCGTCTGGGTGGCAATCTTCACCCTGATCTACCTGATTTAG
- the ctaD gene encoding cytochrome c oxidase subunit I, which translates to MATTTVSVRPNTYAGTAWSWITTVDHKRIAVLYFVTSLAFFALGGLEALLIRLQLSRPELDLVHPDRFAELFTMHGTTMVFLALMPLSAAFFNLLVPLMIGARDVAFPRLNALSYWVYLFGGIFLNISFIAGGAPAMGWFGYAPLTATEFADTHAVDFWAFGLQILGVSSILASINFIVTIINMRAPGMTFNRMPMFVWMTLITGFLIIFAFPVITIGLVLLLFDRYLGTSFFLYQGGGDPVLWQHLFWVFGHPEVYILILPAMGIVSDVLPTFSRKPLFGYAVVAYSGAAIALVGFGVWTHHMFTVGLGPVADTAFAISTMAVAVPTGVKIFNWIATLWGGSISLRTPMLFAIGFIAMFILGGLTGVSLGSPPVDTQVQDTYYVVAHLHYVLFGGTIFGLFAGIYFWFPKMTGRMLNEGWGKVHFWLMMIGFNLAFGPQHQLGIDGMPRRIHTYGADMGWDLWNLMSTVGAWTIGLSMLIFAINAIRSLRSGRDAGPDPWDGGTLEWAMSSPPPVYNFAEVPVVDDRYPVWKEKHGGGHTGAAVAEPPAAETAHDDDEPHIHMPNPSYWPILVAAGMVIAACGLIFHQVFVLLGALIFGISLIGWIEEPPG; encoded by the coding sequence ATGGCCACCACCACCGTCAGCGTCCGGCCCAACACCTACGCCGGCACGGCGTGGAGCTGGATCACCACGGTCGATCACAAGCGCATCGCCGTGCTCTATTTCGTCACCTCGCTGGCGTTCTTTGCGCTGGGCGGCCTGGAAGCGCTGCTCATTCGGTTGCAGCTTTCGCGTCCCGAGCTCGATCTCGTCCATCCCGATCGGTTTGCCGAGCTCTTCACCATGCACGGCACCACCATGGTCTTCCTGGCGCTGATGCCGCTGTCGGCGGCGTTCTTCAACCTCTTGGTGCCGCTCATGATCGGCGCCCGTGACGTGGCCTTTCCGCGGCTGAACGCGCTGAGCTATTGGGTCTATCTCTTCGGCGGCATCTTCCTGAATATCAGCTTCATCGCCGGCGGCGCTCCGGCCATGGGCTGGTTCGGCTACGCGCCGCTGACCGCCACCGAGTTCGCCGACACGCACGCGGTCGACTTCTGGGCGTTCGGACTCCAGATCCTGGGCGTCTCGTCGATCCTGGCCTCCATCAACTTCATCGTCACCATCATCAACATGCGGGCGCCCGGCATGACGTTCAACCGCATGCCGATGTTCGTCTGGATGACCCTGATCACCGGATTCCTGATCATCTTCGCCTTCCCCGTCATCACCATCGGGCTGGTGCTGCTGCTCTTCGACCGCTACCTCGGGACCAGCTTCTTCCTCTACCAAGGCGGCGGCGACCCGGTCCTCTGGCAGCACTTGTTCTGGGTGTTCGGCCACCCGGAGGTCTACATCCTGATCCTGCCCGCCATGGGCATCGTGTCGGATGTTCTGCCCACCTTCTCGCGCAAGCCGCTGTTCGGCTACGCGGTGGTGGCCTACTCAGGCGCGGCGATCGCGCTGGTGGGCTTTGGCGTCTGGACGCACCACATGTTCACCGTCGGCCTGGGTCCGGTGGCCGACACGGCCTTCGCAATCTCCACCATGGCCGTGGCCGTCCCGACCGGCGTCAAGATCTTCAACTGGATCGCCACGCTATGGGGCGGCTCCATCAGCTTGCGCACGCCCATGCTGTTCGCCATCGGCTTCATCGCCATGTTCATCCTCGGCGGTCTCACCGGCGTCAGCCTCGGCTCGCCCCCGGTGGATACCCAGGTGCAGGACACCTACTACGTCGTGGCCCACCTGCACTACGTGCTGTTCGGCGGCACGATCTTCGGGCTCTTCGCGGGCATCTACTTCTGGTTCCCCAAGATGACCGGCCGCATGCTCAACGAGGGCTGGGGCAAGGTTCACTTCTGGCTCATGATGATTGGATTCAACCTGGCATTCGGGCCGCAGCACCAGTTGGGCATCGATGGCATGCCCCGACGGATCCACACCTACGGCGCCGACATGGGCTGGGACCTGTGGAACCTCATGTCCACCGTGGGCGCATGGACCATCGGGCTCTCCATGCTCATCTTCGCCATCAACGCCATTCGCTCGCTGCGCAGCGGACGTGACGCCGGTCCGGACCCGTGGGACGGCGGCACGCTCGAGTGGGCGATGTCGTCGCCGCCGCCGGTCTACAACTTCGCCGAGGTGCCCGTGGTCGACGACCGCTACCCCGTGTGGAAGGAGAAGCACGGCGGCGGCCACACCGGAGCAGCCGTGGCCGAGCCGCCCGCCGCCGAGACGGCGCACGACGACGATGAACCGCACATCCACATGCCCAACCCGTCGTACTGGCCCATTCTGGTGGCCGCCGGCATGGTCATCGCGGCCTGCGGACTGATCTTCCACCAGGTGTTCGTCTTGCTCGGCGCCTTGATCTTCGGCATCTCCCTCATCGGCTGGATCGAGGAGCCGCCCGGATGA